The Mucilaginibacter gracilis genomic interval ATCCTTACACGCCGCTAACGATGAGAAGCGTAACGAAATTATGCCCATAAACGAGCAAAACTCGTTAAAAGCCTTAGCCGACGCGCTAAAATATTATTACGCCAAAACCAAAAACCCCGTTACTTACGAGTACATTGTTTTCAACGATTTTAACGATGAAATACAAGACGCCGTTGAACTGGCTGCGTTTTGCAAGCACCTGCCCTGCAAGGTTAACATTATTGAATACAACCCCATATCATTTGCCAGTTATACCAACGCCAGTATAGATAAAATTGAGGCCTTTGCCGATTATCTGCGTAAGCAGGGTATTACCACTATGGTACGCCGAAGCCGCGGTAAAGATATTGACGCAGCTTGCGGGCAGTTAGCTATTAAGGAGAAAGAGAAGGTTTAGTAGCTGCTAAATTTTCTCTTTCTTAACGTCAATTAATAATTGCTTCGCGAGTTCTTCGCCTATTATCTCCATTTATTAAGATTTCTGTTTTTTATTTCTCCCTACCCGCAGGAAGTTGATTTTATTCTCGTCAAATTAGTATGATCAAATTTAAAGATTGACAGAAGAGCAACTATTACAAAATCTGTTTCGTGGTGACGAAAAAGCTTTCAGGCTACTGGTTGATACCTATAAAAATATGGTGTTTAATACCGTATTGGGTTTTATCCAGAACCGTAACGATGCCGAAGATGTTACCCAAAACGTTTTTATTAAGGTTTTTGAAACCATTAGCAGCTTTAAACAACAATCGAAATTGAGCACATGGATATACCGTTTAAGCGTAAACGAGAGCCTTGATTTTATACGCGCTAAAAACCGTAAAAAAAGATGGGCGGTAGTAACCAGCTTATTTGGTAATGATAACGAGTTATTGCACCAGGTGGCCCATACCGAGCACCCCGGCGTAATAGCCGAGAATAAAGAAACGGCCACTATTCTTTTTAAAGCGATAAACAAATTGCCCGATAAACAAAAAACTGCCTTCCTGCTGCAAAAAACGCAGGATTGCAGTCAGCAAAAAATTGCAGAGATTATGCAATTGAGCGAAGGCGCGGTTGAATCGTTGTTAACAAGGGCAAAAGCTAATTTAAAAAAACTATTGATCAATTATTATTCGGCATGAAAACAGAGAAAGAGATAACGCAACAGGTTGAGGAAGCCCTAAACAGCATTGATAGCCTGCAACAGCTTGAAGCCAATAATTTTTTATTCGGCAAAATACAAAACCGCCTTCACCTTAAAAAGCAACAGCAACAGCGCGAAATAAAAACCATGGCAAAGTTATCGGCAACACTGGTTATTTTTATTGGCTTAAACCTTACAAGTTATTATTTTTTGGCAAACAGCACACCACAGCCTACGCCCCAACAAAAAACAACCGCAGCACAAGCACTAGCTACCGAATACCAGTTAACAACTAACACCTACAACTATTAAGTTATGAAAAATTATAAAATATGGTTGGTAATTGTAATTGGCTTACTGCTAGTAAATAGCGTTGTGCTAGCTTTAATGTGGTTTCATAAACGAATTCCCGTATTGTCGGCAAAGCTTCAAAACAAACCACAACAATACCTTGAGCCCAAGGATGTTTTAATTAACACCTTAGCCTTTACACCTAAACAAGCAACACTATTTGAAGCCATGCGCAGCAAGCACAGGCAGTTGGTTAACAACCTAAACCAGCAAAACCACCAATTGCGGGATAGCTTGTTTTCGATCATAAAAAAGCCAAAAGCCGATACCGCACTTATTAATAACATGGCCAAAAAACTGGGCGATAACCAATCGCAGATAGAAAAGGTTACGCTGTACCACTTTAGAGACCTGCGCGCCATACTCACACCAGCGCAGCAGGTTAAGTTTGATGGTGTAATAGCTCAGGTATTACAAATGATGGGTACCCCGGGCAGGCCGCCAGGCGGCCCGCCTATTAACGATGCGCGCGGCAACGCCCCAACGGGTGCAGAAAAACGCGGTAGCCAGCATCAGCCGCCACAGAACAATATGAGGACTGGGCCAAATGGCCAAAACCACCATCATATGGGGCCGCCGCCCGACGGTATGCCACCACCGCCGGATAAAGACGGACATCGCCCGCCGCCTCCCGGGCCTGATGACGGTCCGCCACCTAACGGGCCTCCGCCCGACGGGCACCCTCCGCTTTAACTTGCTTTAAAAAATATTTTACATTACCCGAAGGATTTAATCGGGAACGGAATCTAATTGATCATATAACCCTTTGCCCCTAATCACAATCATGAATAAACTATTTTTATCAGC includes:
- a CDS encoding RNA polymerase sigma factor produces the protein MTEEQLLQNLFRGDEKAFRLLVDTYKNMVFNTVLGFIQNRNDAEDVTQNVFIKVFETISSFKQQSKLSTWIYRLSVNESLDFIRAKNRKKRWAVVTSLFGNDNELLHQVAHTEHPGVIAENKETATILFKAINKLPDKQKTAFLLQKTQDCSQQKIAEIMQLSEGAVESLLTRAKANLKKLLINYYSA
- a CDS encoding Spy/CpxP family protein refolding chaperone — its product is MKNYKIWLVIVIGLLLVNSVVLALMWFHKRIPVLSAKLQNKPQQYLEPKDVLINTLAFTPKQATLFEAMRSKHRQLVNNLNQQNHQLRDSLFSIIKKPKADTALINNMAKKLGDNQSQIEKVTLYHFRDLRAILTPAQQVKFDGVIAQVLQMMGTPGRPPGGPPINDARGNAPTGAEKRGSQHQPPQNNMRTGPNGQNHHHMGPPPDGMPPPPDKDGHRPPPPGPDDGPPPNGPPPDGHPPL